One genomic window of Halorhabdus sp. CBA1104 includes the following:
- a CDS encoding 30S ribosomal protein S17e: MAIKPAYVKKTATTLRERYPEVFSTDFEHNKELVSELTNVESKGVRNRIAGYVTRKEAGGVEA, from the coding sequence ATGGCAATCAAACCCGCCTACGTCAAGAAGACCGCGACGACGCTTCGAGAGCGCTATCCGGAAGTGTTCTCGACGGACTTCGAGCACAACAAGGAACTGGTCTCGGAACTGACGAACGTCGAATCGAAAGGCGTTCGCAACCGCATCGCAGGCTACGTCACCCGGAAAGAGGCCGGCGGCGTCGAAGCCTGA
- a CDS encoding DUF447 domain-containing protein, whose translation MSEAWPVEVRGVTESIVTTRGPDGRYNVAALGLHAGETVTARTWGQTRTRVNFEREGEGYIQFTRDPLDFVEAALTIRELDDPILDNADAWAHVEAEDAETGTEGGTEWVDWQLTPVETGTENRVVPTINRGHAAVIEATVAASRLDVPAYDDEPLAARLAYFADVIERTGGDRELAALDRLREVVELPETDGRFESF comes from the coding sequence ATGAGCGAGGCGTGGCCCGTCGAGGTTCGGGGCGTCACCGAGTCAATCGTGACGACGCGCGGCCCGGACGGACGGTACAACGTCGCCGCCCTCGGCTTGCATGCCGGGGAGACGGTAACGGCCCGGACCTGGGGTCAAACGCGGACGCGAGTGAATTTCGAGCGGGAGGGCGAAGGCTACATCCAGTTCACTCGAGACCCCCTCGATTTCGTCGAAGCGGCGTTGACGATTCGTGAACTCGACGACCCAATCCTCGACAATGCGGATGCCTGGGCACACGTCGAAGCCGAAGATGCCGAGACGGGAACGGAAGGTGGCACTGAGTGGGTCGACTGGCAACTCACGCCGGTCGAGACAGGCACAGAGAACCGCGTCGTCCCGACGATCAACCGCGGCCACGCGGCCGTGATCGAAGCGACAGTGGCAGCCTCACGACTGGACGTCCCCGCATACGACGACGAACCGTTAGCAGCGCGACTGGCGTATTTCGCCGACGTCATCGAGCGAACCGGTGGCGATCGCGAACTGGCTGCTCTCGACCGGCTTCGGGAGGTCGTGGAGCTCCCGGAGACCGACGGGCGATTCGAATCCTTTTAG
- a CDS encoding D-2-hydroxyacid dehydrogenase gives MTSPDVLVLREKPHGLPGQKYAAALQERLGEVATVQAAQTPAQEREAIATAPIVSGGHFDESLLADADALDYFACMYAGYDHLPLEGMAERDIAVTNAAGVHGPNIAEHVLGSFLAFARRFFQARRQQRNHEWRGFQSRELAGSRVAIVGMGAIGQAITERLQGFDVTTVGVRYTPEKGGPTDEVYGFAEIHQALAGAEYVAIATPLTEQTRGLIGAEELQTLPPSAVLVNVARGPIVETDALVDALRANHLRGAALDVTEPEPLPNDHPLWDFENVFITPHTSGHTPDYYERLADIVAPNVESVLQENSPESLRNRVV, from the coding sequence GTGACTAGTCCGGATGTCCTCGTGTTACGGGAGAAGCCCCACGGCCTCCCGGGGCAAAAGTATGCGGCGGCGTTGCAAGAGCGCCTCGGGGAGGTCGCGACTGTCCAGGCCGCACAGACGCCAGCTCAAGAACGCGAGGCGATCGCGACGGCCCCGATTGTCTCGGGCGGACACTTCGACGAATCGCTGCTTGCAGACGCTGACGCACTCGACTATTTTGCCTGTATGTATGCCGGATACGACCACCTCCCGCTGGAGGGAATGGCGGAACGCGACATTGCCGTTACGAACGCGGCGGGCGTCCATGGGCCGAACATCGCCGAACACGTTCTGGGCTCGTTTCTGGCCTTTGCCCGCCGGTTCTTCCAGGCCCGTCGCCAGCAACGCAACCACGAGTGGCGAGGGTTTCAGTCCCGCGAGCTCGCGGGCAGTCGGGTCGCCATCGTTGGCATGGGAGCAATCGGACAGGCGATCACCGAACGCCTGCAGGGATTCGACGTGACGACCGTCGGCGTCCGCTACACGCCCGAGAAGGGTGGCCCGACCGACGAAGTGTATGGCTTCGCGGAGATCCACCAGGCCCTCGCTGGCGCGGAATACGTCGCGATCGCCACGCCGCTGACCGAACAGACGCGTGGCCTCATCGGGGCCGAGGAGTTACAGACGCTGCCCCCGTCGGCCGTCCTCGTCAACGTGGCCCGCGGCCCGATCGTCGAGACGGACGCGCTGGTCGATGCGTTGCGGGCCAACCATCTACGCGGGGCGGCACTCGACGTGACCGAGCCAGAACCCCTGCCGAACGATCACCCGCTGTGGGACTTCGAAAACGTGTTTATCACGCCCCATACGTCGGGACACACACCCGACTATTACGAACGACTGGCCGATATCGTGGCACCGAACGTCGAATCGGTCCTACAGGAGAACTCTCCCGAGTCGCTGCGAAACCGCGTCGTTTGA
- a CDS encoding response regulator, protein MGTQETVLVVEDDSDVRTLHRLWLAEEYHVRTAADGESAVAAVDDDVAVVLLDRNLPGVSGDAVTARLRGGEYDGVIGMVTANAPDQTLPDLEIDEYLQKPVSGAELRALVERSLSRLAMPRSVRALFRLVSLRASLTETPERTGAETNEAIRSLDDRIETAYREAIDAGVSPKRLSELAHDGLAEGVTLPEITRKQRSRPASAIGSTGHEF, encoded by the coding sequence ATGGGGACGCAGGAAACTGTCTTGGTTGTCGAAGACGACAGCGACGTTCGGACACTCCATCGACTCTGGTTGGCCGAGGAGTATCACGTACGGACGGCAGCGGACGGCGAATCGGCAGTGGCCGCTGTCGATGACGACGTCGCTGTGGTCCTTCTGGATCGAAATCTCCCTGGAGTGAGTGGTGATGCAGTTACGGCCCGGCTTCGTGGTGGGGAGTACGACGGCGTGATTGGGATGGTGACGGCGAACGCACCGGATCAGACACTGCCCGACCTCGAGATCGACGAGTATCTGCAAAAGCCAGTTTCGGGCGCCGAATTGCGGGCACTCGTCGAACGAAGCCTATCGCGTCTAGCAATGCCAAGATCGGTCCGTGCGTTGTTTCGACTCGTGTCTCTTCGAGCGAGTCTGACTGAAACCCCTGAGCGCACGGGCGCGGAGACGAACGAGGCCATTCGATCGCTCGACGACCGGATCGAAACGGCCTATCGAGAGGCGATTGATGCGGGGGTATCGCCAAAGCGCCTCTCCGAGTTGGCACACGATGGACTCGCCGAGGGCGTCACGCTGCCGGAGATCACGCGGAAACAGCGATCGCGCCCGGCGAGTGCCATCGGAAGTACAGGACACGAGTTTTAA
- a CDS encoding NADP-dependent oxidoreductase, whose amino-acid sequence MRESNREWIFAQRPDGEPDMESFELQESAVPEPRHGELLVRVRYLSVDPYMRGRMRDTESYAEPWDVGEPMEGTVVGEVIESESERYDEGDLVTGNGTWADYTVLDAADVAPVDPSIADLPAYLGVLGMPGRTAYYGLLEVGDPKPGETVVVSGAAGAVGSVVGQIAKLNGCRVVGFAGSDRKTEWLTEELGFDAAINYKDVEDYRGALDDAAPDGVDVYFDNVGGPITDAVFTKLNLDARVAVCGQIAHYNDEGVPTGPRKLPQLIAPRATVQGLLVGDYVTRFEEASQQLGTWVASGQIEHRESIVDGLENAPDAFLGLFSGDNIGKQVVAVSE is encoded by the coding sequence ATGCGTGAGTCAAATCGCGAGTGGATTTTCGCCCAGCGTCCCGACGGCGAGCCGGACATGGAAAGTTTCGAACTGCAGGAGAGTGCCGTTCCCGAGCCCAGACACGGTGAACTGCTGGTTCGGGTGCGGTATCTCTCGGTCGATCCGTACATGCGCGGCCGGATGCGCGATACCGAATCGTACGCCGAGCCCTGGGACGTCGGCGAGCCGATGGAAGGGACCGTTGTCGGCGAAGTCATCGAGAGTGAGAGCGAACGCTACGACGAAGGCGACCTCGTGACGGGTAATGGCACGTGGGCTGATTACACGGTGCTGGACGCCGCCGACGTCGCGCCGGTCGATCCGTCGATCGCCGATCTGCCCGCATATCTCGGTGTCCTCGGTATGCCCGGCCGAACGGCCTACTACGGCCTGCTCGAGGTCGGCGATCCCAAGCCGGGCGAGACGGTCGTCGTGTCGGGTGCGGCCGGTGCGGTCGGGTCCGTCGTCGGCCAGATCGCGAAACTGAACGGCTGTCGGGTCGTCGGCTTTGCCGGTTCCGACCGGAAAACCGAGTGGCTTACCGAGGAACTCGGGTTCGACGCCGCGATCAACTACAAAGACGTCGAGGACTACCGAGGAGCACTCGACGACGCCGCGCCCGACGGCGTCGACGTCTACTTCGACAACGTCGGTGGGCCGATCACCGATGCCGTCTTCACGAAACTGAATCTCGACGCACGAGTGGCTGTCTGTGGACAGATCGCCCACTACAACGACGAAGGCGTCCCGACCGGCCCCCGGAAGCTGCCCCAGCTCATTGCGCCCCGGGCTACGGTGCAGGGGCTACTCGTCGGTGACTACGTGACTCGCTTCGAGGAAGCCAGCCAGCAACTCGGGACGTGGGTCGCATCCGGGCAGATCGAGCATCGAGAGAGTATCGTCGACGGACTCGAAAACGCGCCCGATGCGTTCCTCGGGCTGTTTTCGGGCGACAACATCGGCAAGCAGGTCGTCGCCGTCTCGGAATAA
- a CDS encoding NAD(P)/FAD-dependent oxidoreductase, translated as MERTDVVIVGGGPAGSSAARAAANSGADVVLVEKGVPRTDRDELGPDSTDAAGILDYWVDIMGEHPEDMPADVVLRELDGATFHGPSESVTIENTRIGSSYDGFGFTVDRARFDDWLRSLAEDAGADYRVGTSVTNVESATSGSTPTHRVHLADGTEIEGDALVLADGPQRTVTMDVLDQFLPAERSATDHLAPDQANHIAYQEYRQLPAELFDPDHIEFWWGVMPGHTAYPWIFPNDDGVARIGLTMPIGMDIEDVADPAAYALLDDEDDAIPPGRVYIRRLLEQQFPEYELDDFPIVEDRGKQSGREAYPISSTQPIESPTAANVAVVGGAMGATSAFHEGGDHVAIRTGKIAGELAAEGRMTEYNDAWQRAIGDEVRRNVTFAALVRGMEPNDWDRYFAIINRMLRTDGSRKRQALSAGLEGIGIYLRYRRKRWSYRGDRYVQLQESTYTV; from the coding sequence ATGGAGCGGACAGACGTCGTGATTGTCGGCGGCGGCCCGGCAGGTTCTTCGGCGGCCCGTGCCGCAGCGAACAGCGGTGCCGATGTCGTCCTCGTAGAGAAGGGGGTTCCCCGTACCGATAGGGACGAGCTCGGTCCGGACTCGACGGATGCCGCCGGTATTTTGGATTACTGGGTCGACATTATGGGCGAGCATCCTGAAGACATGCCCGCAGACGTCGTGTTACGTGAACTCGACGGTGCGACGTTTCACGGCCCCTCCGAGTCAGTGACGATCGAAAACACCCGGATTGGGTCGTCCTACGACGGGTTCGGGTTTACGGTCGATCGAGCCCGATTCGACGACTGGCTCCGGAGTCTGGCCGAAGATGCCGGTGCGGATTATCGGGTCGGGACGAGCGTTACCAACGTCGAATCGGCCACCAGTGGATCGACACCGACCCATCGGGTCCACCTCGCGGACGGTACCGAGATCGAGGGTGACGCGCTCGTTCTCGCAGATGGTCCACAGCGAACGGTGACGATGGACGTCCTCGATCAGTTCTTACCGGCTGAAAGGAGTGCCACGGACCATCTCGCTCCCGATCAGGCCAACCACATCGCCTATCAAGAGTATCGCCAGCTGCCAGCGGAACTGTTCGATCCCGACCACATCGAGTTCTGGTGGGGAGTCATGCCCGGTCACACCGCGTATCCGTGGATCTTCCCCAACGACGATGGCGTCGCTCGCATCGGACTCACGATGCCGATCGGGATGGACATCGAGGACGTGGCCGATCCTGCGGCGTATGCCCTCCTGGACGACGAGGACGACGCTATCCCCCCAGGTCGAGTCTACATCCGGCGGTTGCTCGAACAGCAGTTCCCCGAATACGAACTCGATGACTTCCCGATCGTCGAAGATCGCGGGAAGCAATCCGGGAGGGAGGCGTATCCAATCTCCTCGACGCAACCGATCGAGTCCCCGACAGCAGCCAACGTCGCCGTCGTCGGCGGTGCGATGGGTGCCACGTCGGCGTTTCACGAAGGTGGCGATCACGTCGCGATACGAACAGGCAAAATCGCGGGCGAACTCGCCGCAGAGGGTCGAATGACGGAGTACAACGACGCCTGGCAACGAGCCATCGGCGATGAAGTCCGCCGGAACGTCACCTTCGCCGCGCTGGTCCGTGGCATGGAGCCGAACGACTGGGACCGATACTTTGCCATCATCAACCGAATGTTACGGACCGACGGCTCACGCAAGCGCCAGGCCCTTTCGGCAGGCCTGGAAGGAATCGGTATCTATCTTCGCTACCGGCGCAAACGATGGTCGTACCGGGGTGATCGGTACGTCCAACTCCAGGAGTCGACGTATACGGTCTGA